The genomic interval TGAAGGCAACCACGGCAGTGAGCCGCTGGTGCTGGTGCTGGGCCGCGAGATCGACGAGATCGATCGCATCGTGGCGTTCGAGCTGGGCGCCGACGATCTGGTCCAGCAGCCCGTGCCGCGCCGCGAGATCGCGCTGCGAATTCGGGCACTTCTGCGGCGGTCCAAGGCGCCCACCCCCAGCGTCGACGTGGTGTCCGCGGGGCGCCTGCAGATCGATGTGCCGCAGCACACCGTCACCTTCGACGGCGCGCCGCTGGACCTCACGGCCATGGAGTTCCGCCTGCTGGCGCACCTGGCGCGGCACAGCGGCATGGTGCTCAGCCGGGCGCGCCTGCTGGACGAGGTGTGGAACCACCCCGACTCGCTGGATCGTCGGACGGTGGACACCCACATCAAGCGCCTGCGCGAGAAGCTCGGTGGCGCCAGCCGCGTGTTGG from Sandaracinaceae bacterium carries:
- a CDS encoding response regulator transcription factor: MFSSCCCVIADVALHGALQNEFASEPVLLRYVATGREALAMTLEPPVVFLVASPLPDMSTSEFLRRLREGNHGSEPLVLVLGREIDEIDRIVAFELGADDLVQQPVPRREIALRIRALLRRSKAPTPSVDVVSAGRLQIDVPQHTVTFDGAPLDLTAMEFRLLAHLARHSGMVLSRARLLDEVWNHPDSLDRRTVDTHIKRLREKLGGASRVLETVRGFGYRFRGDALEGETAATERSHSRAHSVPG